The Bacillus sp. F19 DNA segment ACAAAAAGAAGGACCATTTATATTCAATCGGTCTTCATTTGATCAGTGGAGCAATCATCGAAAATTTCCAGGATCATTTAGAAAAAATGACCTTAACTCCGCGAATTCCTGATCTTTGCTTTACAACATCCCCAATGATTAAGGAACAAAGCGGGTTAAATCGCATTCAGAACTATATTCAATCTATTATTGAGAAGGATGACCACTCATGGGCAGACAATGCAAGACAGCGCTGGAACTCTGATATGATGCTGCTCAGTCATTTTTATGAAGACCTTGATGAGAAACCGGAAGCCTACCAATTAGAAAAAGCAGCATTGAAAGAATTATATGATCCGCAAATAAATGTTTCGATTGTAAATGGCGGAATTTTTTATTTGTCGCAAAATGCGTTCTATTAATGTCGAAAACTGCAAAATCTTATTTTCAAACGAGAAAATAAGATTTTGCAGTTTGTTTTTATTCGTAAAATTTTCTGTCGTTTCATAAAATTAAAGCCCATCAAAATGCCTATAATAAAGGAAGTTAAACCCAATTAATTCTATTATTTTCAAAAAAATGAAAAAATATTTTGCAATCGACACATTTCAGCACAAAAAGTAAAAACCATTTTTTATAATAGTAGTAAATAAGATATATATACCTTAAGGACTAAAGAAACAATTTTTGATTTTTGCAGACTGTACTATTGCACATAATCAGACAAAGGCAAACTTGCTGAAAAGCAAGGACGCAAAGTCACAGATCTAAGGTTCTTAATAACTATGATGGCTGGACTGCCTGAAATACAGAGACGTATTTTAGGAGGAGAAAAAATGGAGATGTTAATGAAGGAAGTAGAAAAGATGGATCAGGAATGGAAAGATTTAATACTGACAGCTTTGAAAATGGGAATCAGCAAAGAAGAAATAAGAGAATTTTTGAAAACGCAAACACTTAAAAATTGACAAACAGAAATTGTACATATTTTTTTTTGCAAAAATCGTTCTATATATATAACACCACCTTCGTTATATGCTATAATGGCTCTGGGAAGGTGATCATATGATTGGTGAACGCATCCGTAAATACCGCAAAGAACGAGGACTTTCTCTATCAGAGCTTGCCGATCGCGCTGGTGTTGCTAAATCATATTTAAGTTCAATTGAACGGAATCTGCAGTCTAATCCTTCTGTTCAATTTCTTGAAAAAGTCTCATCCGTACTGGGAGTATCCATGAATACCCTAATTTTAGACGAACCAATTTATGAGACAAAAAAAGATAATCTTGATAATGAATGGGCAAACCTCGTGAGAGAAGCGATGGATTCTGGTGTAACGAAGGATCAATTTCGTGAATTTCTTGAATTTAACCGGTGGAAAATGAACCAAGATAAATAATGAAAGCTTGTACCTTGTGTAATGCTATTAATAAGGTGCTTTTTTCATGCTGCAATTCTTATTTGATTGTTAAGATAACTAATCAATCTATTAGACAGGCGTTCTGGCACATTCCCAGAGCGTTTTTATTATGCGTATTTATTAAAATGGTTGGTTAATTTTATTTCATTCTTTGAAAAATACTTTTCCTGATTAAAAATAGGCAAATGCACGGCTCGAATTGCTCTTATTTTTGTTAGATCATTTGTGCAGATTGGACATATCCATCGATCTGCCGGGCAGCTGCTGAATGATGGCTGATAACAGCGATTACAAAGTTTTTTATACATAAGACTGTCCCCCGCTTTATATGAAAATTAAGTAAATCCAATAAACATGCATCGCTAAAACAATCCCATAAGCAAAAAATGCCGTAAAAGCAATGAATTTTACTGCCGATGACGACGGCGAGCACCTGAAATAAATAAATAAATACAAGAAAATGGAAAAAATAGTTTAAAACCTGAAAATAGCAGGGGATGTATCTCATAAAGCGACTCCATAAATGGATTAGCTTCAGCTATTAAATTGTAGTGAAGACCAATAACAGTAAGCCCTGCAACTAATGCATTGACAACAGCCAAGAATATGAAAGCCTGTCTCAAGGGAGCCATCCTCTTTATGGTTTACCGAAGGGTATTCTTTATTAAGAACATTTCAGCAGTAATTAAGAAAAATCTATTACATAATTAGCTTTCGAGAAGTATTTAATAAATGGATCTATTAAATTATATGCCGTTAAAGGCAATTAATATATCATCAAAAACCGTCATTCTTTTCGTTTTAAAGAACATTTTTCAAGGATTATCTGTTATTTACTCTCTTTCTCTTACTTTTTATCACTTTATAAAGAACAATTTGTTCTATATAATGAAATCAGACTGATAATTAAGGAGCCTTTTGGATGATTGGGGAAAGGATTAAATATTTACGTCAACAGAAAGGAAATTCCCATCTTATTTCAGAGGCCATTGACCAGGGATTGACCAGGGATGATTTTCGTACGTTTCAGGATTTAATAAAATTTAAACGATATTAAGAAAAGGAATGAACAAGAGGTCGGTGACTGAAATGAAAGCTTAATCTTGACTCAGAATGGCTTTCACTTATAGAGGAAGCGAGAGTGTCAGGTTTAACAATAGAACAGATCTCTTCCTTTCTCCGTAAAAATAAAAAAAGAATAAAGCCGCTCTTTAACGGCTTTACTCCAGTTAATCTCCTCCGCCCCCTCCACCGCCGTCACCGCCGCATGAATCTCCTCCGCCTCCCCAGTCAAAGAAGCCAGAGTCCGAGTGATGACGGTCATCTGAATCTGATCCGGCAAAAGGATATAAAGCTGAGGAATCAGTGCCTTTGTTTCTTTTTTTACTTCTATACCCGTCTGTAACAATTGCAGCAATAAATAAAATAAAAAAGAAAATAATCACGAATACCATTTTATTGCCCCCTTCAGATAATAAACCCTTTTTGAATAACGACTCCTTTTTTGGTAAAAATAACTAAAAAGGAAGGTGATACGTTTGAAAAAATCGATTGTTTTATTGCTTCTTCTCTTTATATACGGTTTTACTCCCTCAATGGTTTCAATTTCCAGTACAGTTTCAGCCGCACAGCACACAGATTGGAAAGACTTTGCTGTCAAAGAGACGAAAAAGCGTTATCCATTGTCACAGGTTCTATTTGCACAGAAGATTTGGGATAATACCAAAAAGAATCAAACAGTAAAACAATATAAGGTTACTGTACGTGAAGGAATGAAGGACATTGGTGTTTTTGTAACGATCTCTTACGATGCCAAAACAGAAAAAGTGAAAAAAATTCAAGTGTTAGAAGAGGCAGATTAGAGCATACAGGAATAATTTGACCGAACAGTAACAAACGGCTCGAACGTCCTAATAAAAATCAGAAAAGGTACCCATTGGGTACCTTTTCTGATTAATCAAGCAGATTTTATTTTAGCCTTTTCTATATGATCCTAATTAATCCCGCAAACCATTTCAGCATAATTTTCAATCGTTCCGTACTTTTTCAAGATTTCCTCAAACACTTCAAGCAAATATTCCCGTCTCACTTCTAATACAGGCTTTAATTGTTCAGCCGACACACGGAACAAGGTAAAGTATCTAATAAAACGCTCAATCTTTTTCATGCGCGCCCCAATAAACTCGTTTGATATAATAAAGCACTTTACCTTTTCTTCTTCATGAAAAACATGACAGCAAATGGCAAAATTCCGAACCATTTGTTTGCAAAAGGAGTCCGTTCCGTTTTGCGGATTGACTTTTTTGCTTTTCGTACTTCCTTTGGTGTATCCATGTAACGAACTAATTGCTGGGTTATATATTTTACATAATCATTTGTAGACAAAACAAACACCTCATGCACACTTTTTTATTCAGTATTGCCAGTGTCTTGTCTTTCTAGTCTCCCAATAATTTCTTCAGTAACTTCATTAATTGACTTTCCTGTCGTATTGATCATAAATGAACAATCTTCATAAGCTTTTTTGCGGGATAAATACAATTCAGTAAGATCATCTTTTGAAGCATGTAATGCAAGCGGCCGATTTTCATCCTGCTTTAGCCGTTCAAAAATGACATCCAGATCAGTATGCAAAAAAACAACTGTTCCATTCTCCTTCATATACTTTCGGTTTTCTGTGCGGACAGGAAGCCCGCCTCCAGTTGTAATGACAACATCCTCCACAGGGAGCATCTGAATGGATTTTGTTTCCAGATCTCTGAATACTCCCTCTCCCTGTTCTTTAAAGATCGTCTTCACTTGTTTTCCAGTCTTTTCTTCAATGAATTCATCAATATCATAAACCGTAAATTTCAGCTTATCAGCCAATGCTTTTCCGATTGTGGTTTTTCCAGCTCCCATAAATCCTGTTAAAAAAATAGCCTTCACAAACACTCACTCCGTATTTTTTTCATAACTTTAACACAGATTCGCTCATAATGGGAGATGATTTTCATCTATCCTTTAATACGCAGACCAATAAACAATTTCCTTTTGGATTAAACTGTATTTATAATTAGCTGAAGTGAAGTTCTTGTTTTCTGTTTCGCAGGATAGTTCTACAAGAATATGTTCTGGATCATTTTTCGAGACAGTATATACAATTGTCCCGTTTTTTAATTTTATGAGCTGCTGTGCTGTATGTTCTTCTTCAGTAATCTGATTTAAGGAGTGCTTAACCCCATACAGCATAAGATTTTCTAATAAAACGGTCTGGCTCCTTTCATGGTAGAACTTTTTTTCTGTTAAATATAAAGCGGTATGATGAAAGATAACCATAAGGAAAAATAGAGCCAATATCGATACGGAAGGCAGAATATACCCATTTTCGTTTTTCATTTCATGACCTTCAGTTCATGAAAACTTCTGAGGCTGCTGCGGTATTCATTATCCGTCATGCTGGTAACCGTAAGGGAGGCACCGCCTGCAATTGGCTCAAATCTTATATTTTTGACATTTCTGAGACAGATGATATGGCCAGTTCCATTCACTTGTCTGCGAATAAGATAGCCGTATTTTTCATATTCAATGATTCTTCCTGATTTTGATGTGAAAGAAATTCTTTGAGGCTCAACACTCAAATTCGTTCCTTCCCGCATTTCAATAACTGTCTGCTGCAGAAAAACCTCCCATTCAAGAAGATTCAAATCATTTTTCCTGTCAGATATTTCATAAATGTAAGGGATAAGGAAGGCCGAAGAAGAAACAATAATGATGACTACGCTTAAAGAGAACAGCATATTAAGAAATGTAAATCCTTTATTCTCTAAAAGAATACATGCATTCCTCCTTTGCAGCATCATGGCTTTCCCAATTGATGCAAGCTTGATCAATGTCTTCCTCCTTGCTCCATGTTATCTTAAACTCTTGATCTTTAATGAAAAGATTAACGTTCTCTTTTTCAAGATTTTCAAAATTCAGGGATTCAATGTGTTCTTTAAGCAGAACCAAGGCTTCATGGTGAATCTTGATTTCTTCCCGCTCTTTTTTTAAGTATACCGATGCCGGAAGCAATATAAGAGAAATCATCGACCAAATACTAAAGGCCATAAGTGTTTCAGCCATAGTAAAACCTTTACTGTCCTTCAACATTCATTCTCCCCATTCCCATATAAAAGATCATCCTGTACTTCTTATTGCGAAAGGTAACACTCATCGATCCGCTTGATAATATTCCGCCTTCACTATTAAATTGGACGCGGGCATCCATTGTTAAAGGAGTCATTTGAATCCCCGAATCATATTTAACAGTAAATAACCTTTTCGCTGGTATACCTCCTTCTACGCCGAAGTACTGATTTTTTGTTGTGTCAAAGAGAATCATCACACTTATTTTATTTGAGATTGCATGCTGCTGAGCATATAGGACATCTCTTTCGAGCGCTTCAAAAAACAAGTCAGCTGTTTTTTGACTTTGAAAAGGCTGAACAATAAGCATCGTTATCACCATCAGAACAGACACAATGCTCATCACCATAATTGTTTCTAACAGTGTATAGCCTGATTCATTCTTCTGTCTTTTCAGCAACCTTTCCATCGCCATCAATAATCAGCTCAGTTCCATTCGGGCAAACAGGGGATTCCTCAATATACTTCTCAGTCTTAAGATCCTCCATTGTGGGTACTGCTTTGAGTTCAATTTGATAGGCAGTTGACTGGGCCTGTACAGTATTTTTCAGCCCTTCGCATCCTTTTGCCTGAATATTCGAATGATGCTTCGTAATGTTCGGAATGGTAATCAAAAGCAGGACAGAAATCACAAGCAATACGATCAGCATTTCTATTAAAGTAAAACCTTTCTCATTTTTAACCATGGTGTTCCCCCTCTTTATTAAATTTATTTTGACTGATTTTATAAAGCTTCCATCATATGATACATTGGCAAAATCATTGATAAATACATCATTAAGACCGTCATGCCGACTGCAAAATAAGCTGCGGGCTGTATCAGCATAATCCACTTCATTAATTTGTTCTCAAGCCGTTCTAGAACAAATTGACTGTAAGTATAGAGCTCCCTCGCTAAATGCCCATTTGCTTGTCCATGCCCGATTACCTGAGTCAGTTCCTTCTCATAAAATAAGTTTCGTGCAACTAAACCTTCAAAACGCTCTCCTTTCTTTAGATGATCAATAAACCAGGAAGCTTCATCCCTGTAGAATGGGAGCAAGTTTTGATTTTCAAAGACTGTCAGGCTTTCATATATAGATAATCCGCCTTGCAATAAATTGCTTAACTGCAACGAAAAGTAATAACTGTTAATGAGGATCACAAATTTCTTCCAGAGCGGAATTTTTATTGCAATTCTCATTTTTTCCTGCGGCAGAAGCTTTTTAAAATAGCTAATGTAAAAAATGCTGCCGAGAACAAAAAGCATGAGGATAAAAATGAGGAATAACTTAGTGCCTTGAAAGATTATAAAAAGAATTTCAGTTAGTATACTTGGCTTAATATTCATTGAATGATAGATTTGCTGAAACTGCGGAGCAATAACTGACTGAGAGATATACAGAAGAATACCAATCGTAAAAAAGAGGAAAAGAGGATATTGCAGAACTTTTTTCATTTTTTCGTGCTGCACAAGCTTGCGGTTCAGCATTTCCCCCCCTTCTCTAAGAGCAATTTCAAGATCTCCATGCCTTTCTGCAAAGTACAAATAACTTAGCACTTCATTATGGAAGCGCAGCTTTTCAAATGCTGTGCGGACAGGTACTCCTTTAGATAATTCCCGCAAGCAAAAGAAAACCGCTTGTTTCTTTTCCTCATTTAAATCAATTGAGGTGAACTTCATTGCTTCATTCAGCGTATATCCTTTTTCCAATAGATCGCTGAGTCTTTTTAAGAACATTGCCTGATCTTTGATTAACCACTTTTTCTTAATCTTCATATTGAAAAATCCATTTATGCATTGACTGATTGGATAAATAGCCTAAAGCAATTCC contains these protein-coding regions:
- a CDS encoding helix-turn-helix domain-containing protein gives rise to the protein MIGERIRKYRKERGLSLSELADRAGVAKSYLSSIERNLQSNPSVQFLEKVSSVLGVSMNTLILDEPIYETKKDNLDNEWANLVREAMDSGVTKDQFREFLEFNRWKMNQDK
- a CDS encoding YqhG family protein, yielding MLQQEISQFLESFFTANSCQIIDKHPGYMTVQLTIEMDKELMNRPFYWTYLEKTGGVPNPMQVTFLTDAKQAPEDLKGEIMHFGAPRLHQIYQASKKLGSHIRLYENSPNNGSSQSLHPWLGVNVMVSYQSDKKKDHLYSIGLHLISGAIIENFQDHLEKMTLTPRIPDLCFTTSPMIKEQSGLNRIQNYIQSIIEKDDHSWADNARQRWNSDMMLLSHFYEDLDEKPEAYQLEKAALKELYDPQINVSIVNGGIFYLSQNAFY
- a CDS encoding type II secretion system GspH family protein, translating into MLKRQKNESGYTLLETIMVMSIVSVLMVITMLIVQPFQSQKTADLFFEALERDVLYAQQHAISNKISVMILFDTTKNQYFGVEGGIPAKRLFTVKYDSGIQMTPLTMDARVQFNSEGGILSSGSMSVTFRNKKYRMIFYMGMGRMNVEGQ
- a CDS encoding shikimate kinase, with the translated sequence MKAIFLTGFMGAGKTTIGKALADKLKFTVYDIDEFIEEKTGKQVKTIFKEQGEGVFRDLETKSIQMLPVEDVVITTGGGLPVRTENRKYMKENGTVVFLHTDLDVIFERLKQDENRPLALHASKDDLTELYLSRKKAYEDCSFMINTTGKSINEVTEEIIGRLERQDTGNTE
- a CDS encoding YqzG/YhdC family protein; amino-acid sequence: MIRLKKSIVLLLLLFIYGFTPSMVSISSTVSAAQHTDWKDFAVKETKKRYPLSQVLFAQKIWDNTKKNQTVKQYKVTVREGMKDIGVFVTISYDAKTEKVKKIQVLEEAD
- a CDS encoding DUF5658 family protein, with protein sequence MRQAFIFLAVVNALVAGLTVIGLHYNLIAEANPFMESLYEIHPLLFSGFKLFFPFSCIYLFISGARRRHRQ
- a CDS encoding YqzE family protein → MSTNDYVKYITQQLVRYMDTPKEVRKAKKSIRKTERTPFANKWFGILPFAVMFFMKKKR
- a CDS encoding tyrosine-protein phosphatase produces the protein MVRNFAICCHVFHEEEKVKCFIISNEFIGARMKKIERFIRYFTLFRVSAEQLKPVLEVRREYLLEVFEEILKKYGTIENYAEMVCGIN
- a CDS encoding ComGF family competence protein, giving the protein MIKLASIGKAMMLQRRNACILLENKGFTFLNMLFSLSVVIIIVSSSAFLIPYIYEISDRKNDLNLLEWEVFLQQTVIEMREGTNLSVEPQRISFTSKSGRIIEYEKYGYLIRRQVNGTGHIICLRNVKNIRFEPIAGGASLTVTSMTDNEYRSSLRSFHELKVMK
- a CDS encoding type II secretion system GspH family protein, producing the protein MKDSKGFTMAETLMAFSIWSMISLILLPASVYLKKEREEIKIHHEALVLLKEHIESLNFENLEKENVNLFIKDQEFKITWSKEEDIDQACINWESHDAAKEECMYSFRE
- a CDS encoding anti-repressor SinI family protein gives rise to the protein MEMLMKEVEKMDQEWKDLILTALKMGISKEEIREFLKTQTLKN
- a CDS encoding prepilin-type N-terminal cleavage/methylation domain-containing protein, giving the protein MVKNEKGFTLIEMLIVLLVISVLLLITIPNITKHHSNIQAKGCEGLKNTVQAQSTAYQIELKAVPTMEDLKTEKYIEESPVCPNGTELIIDGDGKVAEKTEE
- a CDS encoding type II secretion system F family protein, yielding MKIKKKWLIKDQAMFLKRLSDLLEKGYTLNEAMKFTSIDLNEEKKQAVFFCLRELSKGVPVRTAFEKLRFHNEVLSYLYFAERHGDLEIALREGGEMLNRKLVQHEKMKKVLQYPLFLFFTIGILLYISQSVIAPQFQQIYHSMNIKPSILTEILFIIFQGTKLFLIFILMLFVLGSIFYISYFKKLLPQEKMRIAIKIPLWKKFVILINSYYFSLQLSNLLQGGLSIYESLTVFENQNLLPFYRDEASWFIDHLKKGERFEGLVARNLFYEKELTQVIGHGQANGHLARELYTYSQFVLERLENKLMKWIMLIQPAAYFAVGMTVLMMYLSMILPMYHMMEAL